The following coding sequences are from one Salvia hispanica cultivar TCC Black 2014 chromosome 3, UniMelb_Shisp_WGS_1.0, whole genome shotgun sequence window:
- the LOC125216948 gene encoding F-box only protein 13, producing the protein MDARKRKRDTTSEFPLNDLNQDLLERVLSWLPTSSFLRLTSVCKRWKSISHSTSFKLACSQIPSRRPWFLMVPSTTTPNPPIIFDSAEFNWKILNKLNQIPVAAAAGLLCFLRPDAGFTVTNPVTASSRHVDPPPSTAMLAVAMAAEGKNFKLVLLSGELPNLRFREYSSLTQRWSEEASLIRNGVEIHTPYFLTKCGNVVTTQIQRSASKRYASLLIGGILYFLSSGGTVVACDLERKSFFEYPRLLPAMSEYSIDLVEVEGRMCVVLLSEFLETASLRVWGWDEAGRRWEQRAAMPPWMSHGLYGKKADVNCAGGGDGKVLVCVNSAEICRYVMCDLGENEWEELPECTVDGGRREFVSAFSFEPRIEV; encoded by the coding sequence ATGGATGctagaaagagaaagagagatacTACATCCGAATTCCCACTCAACGACCTCAACCAAGACCTCCTCGAGAGAGTCCTCTCATGGCTCCCCACCTCCTCCTTCCTCCGCCTCACCTCCGTCTGCAAGCGCTGGAAATCCATCTCCCACTCCACCTCCTTCAAACTCGCCTGCTCCCAAATCCCCTCCCGCCGCCCCTGGTTCCTCATGGTCccctccaccaccacccccAATCCACCAATCATCTTCGACTCCGCCGAATTCAATTGGAAAATCCTCAACAAATTAAACCAAATccccgtcgccgccgccgccggccTCCTCTGCTTCCTCCGCCCCGACGCCGGCTTCACCGTCACCAACCCCGTCACCGCCTCCTCCCGCCACGTCGATCCCCCGCCCTCCACCGCGATGCTCGCCGTTGCGATGGCAGCGGAAGGCAAAAATTTCAAGCTCGTGTTACTCTCTGGCGAGCTTCCGAATCTCAGATTTAGAGAGTACAGCTCCCTGACCCAGCGATGGAGCGAGGAGGCTTCTTTAATTAGAAATGGAGTAGAAATACACACGCCGTATTTCCTAACCAAATGCGGCAATGTGGTGACGACGCAGATACAGAGGAGCGCGTCGAAGCGGTACGCGTCGCTTCTCATCGGCGGAATTCTGTACTTCCTGAGCTCCGGCGGGACGGTGGTGGCGTGCGATCTGGAGAGGAAGTCCTTCTTCGAGTATCCGCGGCTGCTGCCGGCGATGTCGGAGTACTCGATCGATCTGGTGGAGGTCGAAGGGAGGATGTGCGTGGTGCTGTTGTCGGAGTTTTTGGAGACGGCGAGCCTCCGTGTGTGGGGGTGGGATGAGGCGGGGAGGCGTTGGGAGCAGAGGGCGGCGATGCCGCCGTGGATGTCACACGGATTGTATGGGAAGAAGGCGGATGTGAATTGCGCGGGCGGCGGCGACGGGAAGGTGTTGGTGTGTGTGAATTCTGCGGAGATTTGTAGGTATGTGATGTGTGATTTGGGGGAAAATGAGTGGGAGGAGTTGCCGGAATGCACCGTGGACGGCGGCCGGAGGGAATTTGTGTCTGCTTTTTCATTTGAGCCTAGGATTGaagtttga